In Polaribacter sp. L3A8, a genomic segment contains:
- a CDS encoding DUF2809 domain-containing protein: MIKSIVSISIEKAILITFIIAFSIEFLQLSDLQNNFPSAYSKTLKIILGTSFSIGDLIAYTLGVITILIFEKAKEQHTAL, translated from the coding sequence TTGATAAAAAGTATCGTTAGCATATCGATAGAAAAAGCAATTTTAATAACCTTTATAATCGCTTTTAGCATTGAATTTCTTCAATTATCCGATTTACAAAATAACTTTCCATCAGCCTATTCTAAAACATTAAAAATAATATTAGGCACCTCTTTTAGTATTGGAGATTTAATAGCCTATACCCTTGGAGTTATTACTATATTAATTTTTGAAAAAGCAAAAGAGCAACACACAGCACTCTAA
- a CDS encoding OmpA family protein yields the protein MNSIKYISISFLLLGSLTMSYGQQKDVNDTQESIVVMSEADILSLTQKFRLYKKEKSLKKNSKITLVKQNDSIFTKQNNSSFDFDYLKSRIEELENRLNNQNNSAQKNNTFSSESNEFKNLKLEISELRHALLQKQSNNVKSNVVYLPFINRNVEEPEQITEDQAANNSIIVQQKQDSIYKEGHHLNQPNKAISVSDLEALEFKIQELKNEISQNKTLPSNYEKLIAKYKNYKKEIYFANNSKVLNDNSLQTVEDLYAILEVNENLDIIVKGFASNKGNAIYNENLSMLRTEGVKKALMLRGVHATRVLTQYHGIDYSAQSDSQARRVEVSFLVRK from the coding sequence ATGAATTCAATAAAATATATTAGTATTTCTTTTCTTCTATTAGGTTCTTTAACTATGAGTTATGGGCAGCAGAAGGATGTTAATGATACTCAGGAAAGTATTGTGGTAATGAGTGAGGCTGATATTTTGTCTTTAACCCAAAAGTTTAGGCTTTACAAAAAAGAGAAAAGCTTAAAAAAGAATTCTAAGATAACATTAGTTAAGCAGAATGATTCTATTTTTACCAAACAAAATAATTCTAGTTTTGACTTCGATTATTTAAAAAGTAGGATAGAAGAATTAGAAAATCGCTTAAATAATCAAAATAATAGTGCTCAAAAAAATAATACTTTTAGCTCTGAGTCTAATGAGTTTAAAAACCTTAAGTTAGAAATTAGTGAGCTTAGGCATGCGTTATTACAGAAACAATCAAATAACGTTAAATCGAATGTTGTTTATTTACCTTTTATTAATCGGAATGTAGAAGAACCTGAGCAAATTACAGAAGACCAGGCTGCTAATAATTCAATAATTGTACAACAAAAACAAGATTCAATTTATAAAGAGGGGCATCATTTAAATCAACCAAATAAAGCAATTTCTGTAAGCGATTTAGAAGCATTAGAATTTAAAATACAAGAGCTTAAAAATGAGATCTCTCAAAATAAAACATTACCTAGTAATTATGAAAAATTAATTGCAAAGTATAAAAATTATAAAAAAGAGATCTATTTTGCCAATAATTCTAAAGTTTTAAATGATAACTCATTACAGACGGTAGAAGACTTGTATGCTATTTTAGAGGTAAATGAAAATTTAGACATAATTGTAAAAGGTTTTGCAAGTAATAAAGGAAATGCAATCTATAATGAAAACTTATCAATGCTACGTACAGAAGGGGTTAAGAAAGCCTTAATGTTAAGGGGTGTGCATGCAACAAGAGTATTAACACAATACCATGGAATTGATTATAGCGCACAAAGTGACTCACAAGCAAGAAGAGTTGAGGTTTCTTTTTTGGTAAGAAAATAA